The Cygnus atratus isolate AKBS03 ecotype Queensland, Australia chromosome 16, CAtr_DNAZoo_HiC_assembly, whole genome shotgun sequence genome contains the following window.
ctccccctcctcagaaggagaggaagaagaaaaggaaagaaacaactcacgggttgagataaggataattgaattaaaggaaaaataattattaaggaaaatctattaataattaaataactaaagggaaaaaagaaagaaaaaataaaaaacaagcaaaggccgtgtggaagtgcagaggaaagaaattcctctctacttcccaccaaCGAGCGATGCTTGACCAAATCCTTGCagcagggcctcaatgcacGTAGCcattgtttgggaggacagacattttcacaacAGGAGCCCACCCCtgccctcttcttcctttttccaccttttattgctgagtgtgacccCATATGGCATGGAATgtccctttggttggtttaggccagctgccctggtgacgttccttcctcaccttgcccacccccagcccgcTGGCTCTGGGGGTTAGCGGGAGTCCTCATgcggtgccagcactgctcagcagcagacacaacactgggGTGATACCAGGGCTGTTccagctacaagtgcagagcacagcactgtgtgggctgctgcagggaaagttaacatcccagccgGACCCAGTACACCTGCAGGGTCGATCGGCTCCATGGCTGCTGCCTGACTGGCCGGGCAGCCTCGCGGCCGccctctgggagctgctggggcccAGCGGGGCCGAGGTCCCCTGTGGAGTACTGCTGGGTGGGTGAggaaagcagctggagtgcCTGCAAGGCCGATGATGCTGTCATTAGGCAAGGCTCTGAAACTCACGGAtctgggaagagtacagaaacGCTGTCCAGATGTGCAGGGGCAGGATCgggaaagccaaggcactgacagaacTAAACTTGGCGAGGGATGCAAAGAGTAACAAGAAGGGGTTCTACGAGTACATTGGCTGCAAAGGAAAGAGTAGGGAGAGTGTAGCGCTTCTGACAAATGAAGATAGAGGGCAGGTAATAACAGatgaggagaaggcagaggtacttaacaacttctttgccttggtcttcactggtggtcaggcttcccacatcaCTCAAGTCCCCAAACCTCTaggtgggggctgggggagcagagtccctcGCGCTGTAAGCGAAGAGCAAGTTCGGGACCTCCTGATGCAATTTAACaactacaagtctatggggcctgatgacatgcatcccagggtcctgagggaactggctgatatAGCAACCAagtctctctccatcatatctgaaaaaTCATGGCATTCAAGTGAAGTCCccagtaactgaaaaaaagggaaacatcactcccattttaaaaaagagtagaaaggaagacctggggaactacagaccagtgagcctcacctctgtgcctgggaagatcgtggaacagatcctcctggaagcaatgtcaaggcacacgcaggacaaggaggtgttctgagacagccagcacagcttcaccaagggcaaattgtgtctgaccaatctggtggccttctagGATGGAGTGGCTGAgtcagttgacaagggaagaccaaccaatgtcatctacctggacttgtgtaAGGCCTTTGGCACGGTCCCACgtgacatcctgatctccagaTTGGAGTGATGTGGATTTGgtgggtggaccattcagtggataaggaattggcttgaaggccgTACCCAGAGAGCGGTGCTCAAtggctccatgtccaggtggaaGCTGGTGACgagcggtgtccctcaggggtctgtccctCGGAccggtgctgtttaatatctttatcaacgacatagacagtgggacCGAGTGCAtgctcagcaagtttgcagatgtcGCCAAGCTGAGTGGTGAGGTTGgtaccaaagaaggaagagatggcattcaaagggacctgggcGGGCTGGAGAAGGGGGCCCACGTGAACCGCAtcaggttcaacaagtccaagtgcacggtgctgcacctgggtcagggcaatcccagacatgagtacaggctgggagaagaacttgcagagagcagccctgcagggagggacttgggggttctggtggactaaaagctcgacatgagccagcagaaggccaactgcatcctgggctgcatcaacagaggggtgggcagcaggtggagggaggtgattgtgcccctttgctctgcccttctgaggccccacttggagtactgcgtccaggtctggggcccccagcacaaaaaaagacatagacctgttagagcgagtccagaggagggctacaaagatgatcagagggctggagcacctctcctatgaagaaggctgagagagctggggctgttcagcctggataagagaaggctccagggagacctaATCACAACCTTTtagtacttaaaggggtcttataaaaagatggagaaggagtCTTTACTtaggtagataatgataggacaagggggaatgatcttaaactaaaagaggggagatttagattagcggttaggaggaaattcttcacactcagagggtggtgaggcactggcacaggctgcccagagaagctgtggatgccccatccctggaggagttcaaggccaggctggttTGGgctttggccaacctgatctagtgggtggcatccctgcccatggcagggcatCTGGAtttagatgatcttcaaggtcccttccaacccgagccattctatgattccatggCCTCACAGTTGCCGCTTTCCAGCCCAGTTTGGTTATAGAAGTGTGTTGGGCATGGCAGTAAAtccatctgtgttttttcttgtgtgtgtgctttgttttctagATGCCTGTGACCGTGGGCCCGTACGGGCAATCACAGCCCAGCTGCTTTGACAGAGTAAAGATGGGTTTCATGATGGGCTTTGCCGTGGGCATGGCAGCAGGAGCGCTGTTTGGCACGTTTTCCTGCCTCAGGTATGCCACAGAAATGGCTCCCATGGACAGGGCACGACAGCCACAGCCAGGGAGAAATGTGTCCTGCTCTGGGCTAGGATGGGAGGCGCAGGTCTGGTTCTTATTTGTCACACAGATGAAACTTTGCCCGTGGATAAAGTTGGCGTGTTCTCAGCACCTGCTTCAAATGGAAGAAGTCTGGGATGGACAGGTACCACCCGGAACTGTGTACAAGTGGATCACAGTTGTGCAGGCCTTTCCCTGCCACTCATGGTGGAGGTTGTTTTGggaagcactgctgggctgtCAAAATGCTGCTCCAAGAGGAGCTGGATGAATTCTCAGTGCAGATCCACATGTAGCCATGTCTTAGCTCTCAGGCTTGTCTGAGGAACTCTGCAGGCTCTCAGGTGTCTGTGCCGTGTTGGTTTGGGCGTCCTGCACCCATGCACAGACGCATTTACCTGGAGTCATGACTGCAAGAGCTGGTGGTTGTCATTGGCACAACCCTGTTGTGCAATAGTCCACCTTCCCCTCACTATCCAGCATAACAGCATGGAGACACAAAATGCTCACTACTGCACTGTTCGCTCTTGTGCTGCTCACTGACTGGTTTTGGCACGCTTCGTCCATTAAAGGGAATAAGTTCCTTAGTATTTTGCAGAACTCTTTGTGCTTGAGGATTTTTAATCTGTGATTAAACATGGCTGATGATTCGGTAGTGAGcttaaaaaggaggaaaaggcacAAAACCTGATCTGATATGGTTTAAAAAGTGTTCTGATCCTTCCCAGATACTGGAAGATATTTGTACATGGTACAACACTagtagaaaatacagattttaggtaggaagaagcagcagtggcagTTCTGTCATTCTTGAATGATACAGCTACATTACTTCTACTGTACTGGTTTTTGGGGAAAATCTCCATGTCTTAAAAATTGAATGCATGAAATTCCTTACACACTACAGTCACTGCAGCACTTACAAGCCAAATATTACTGAAGTTTCCtgagaaaaactatttttttgcaTTGGTCCAACCTTAAGTAAATGTAAACTGGAGAACAGAAGTGTGTCTGAACACTTCCAGGCCTTTTGAATTTctcttgcattaaaaatactgtgtcaGTGGTAAGTAGGAAGTTAGTTTACAAAATGGTTTATAGTTCGATGGTATTAAAAATACCACCACTGAAGCTAGAGGGGCTGATGATACACCAGTTAAGATCTCTTTATTCTCTAGCAAGTCAAATATTTGGACAGCAccaagcattttttcccccaaattaaGTATGCTTGGAGTGCTGGCAGTcaaagctgctcctgctccccttgTTCCCAATATCTACGCACTCTTTGCAACTTGTCCCACAGCTGGAAGTGCACCCATATGTGGAGTCAGGGAAGGGAAGTGGTTGGTGGAGCTGGGGGGAAATACCTGTACGGTTTGGCTCGAGTGGGACCCAGATGTAGTTCACAGCACAACACTGCTGATCACTCTGCTGGTGACGTGGCAGGAGGTACAGCATCAAGCTGGTACCACTGCAGAAAATGCACGAGGAGTGTTGGGAAGAGCCACTGAAGTGCCCAAAGAAACCCTCTCCAGTTTTCTTTGTGGGGGGTCAGGCAGTTGGTCTCCTGGCAGAGCCTGGGGGCATTGCTTTATATTTAGCCTGAAGATAAGGTATTGGATTTGGGCTCTCACGCAGCCGTTAGCTGGTTGTCCCAGAGGATTTATGCTGTTAATGTCTGTTATGTGTCAGGCTTCAGCTTTTACAtaattgttgtgtttttctttatctcagGATTGGCATGAGAGGACGAGAGCTGATGGGTGGAGTTGGCAAAACAATGATGCAAAGTGGTGGGACGTTTGGGACGTTCATGGCTATAGGCATGGGAATCCGCTGCTAATCTGGAGCTTGGGTTTTTAACCTGAAGTGTCCCTGTCCAGCCATTCCTCCTCTGTACCATAATAAAGTCTTTAGATACCTGGAATTGAGTGCTCTTCATGAAATTTTGAAGCACCATCCTCCTTGCCATAGCATCCTTCTGCAGATGTGCTCTTTactgaatttctgctttcctcactTCTCTTACTCCCATGACAATTGTCCATGGCAATGAGAATTGCTGCTTGGGCAGCTCGCATATGTGCCGCCGATCCATTTCATTTATGCCTTCCCCAGTCTGGGGGAGTTATTCTGTGGTTAATTCAGATCAACTGTCAGATTTTTCTCCTATTGCAAAATTTTCTCTTATTGCATAAATAGTTGGAGTTGACCCTATGCCCGTGTTCCAGGTAACATGATCATCTCAAGCCTTGTCCTGGGGCAAATTCCCTTACAGAGAGCAATGAAAcccagcccctggcaggggTATTGAGCAAGTCCTTCTGCAGCTTGCTGAGGGCAAACTGCCATAGCTCAGACTCCTCCTTCCAGCCTGAAGCCGCAGAATTGCTGGAAGAAGCCAAGGCACAGCATGGAACAGCTGCAGGTACAGTCCTGCTACTGGATCTGGAAATCACAAACTGGTACAAACAGGCAAAAAGCTCCCGTCACCTAACAACTGAAGGTACTTTGTGAAAGTCACACAGCTGACTTTGACACAAGCCCTGGGAGATACCCAATCTGTCAGACCTTGAGCAACATCTTCGCAAAGCTGTCCCCTCAGGACTAGCTGTACTGGCTGCAAGTTGTCAGCGCAGAACAGCACACCTGGACTATACCGCCTCTTCCACGGCTCTCACCCCCCAGTATGGGCTGAAGGCCCAAGTGTGAGTTGTTGCTGCCTCCTGTACCCAGCTCATAGGTGACTTTCCATTCCCTGAGAAAGGGAAGGTGCCTCACCTGTGAAAGCAAGCTGTGCTGACAGCCAACCATGCTCCACACGTAGTCTTCTCCAGTCTTCCTTAATggacttttctttccttaatgGGCTTTATGAGGCGCTTGCTCAAAGCTTCACAAGGAAAGAAGGGGGTTGCTCCCTACCATTCACTAGCTACCACAGTGTTATGTGCAGCTGGACTATGAAATATTTACCTTAGTGTTGCAATCTCTGGTTACATAGCTTTTGAAACGAGCCTTCTTTTCTCGTCTTGTAGTTCTACTAACTGATAGAAAAGGACAGGTTAGCCTCATTGAAGCAGAACTTGAACCAGCACCTATACACGCTTTAGGTAGTCCAAGTGCCATTTCTCCACTGTTGAAGGAGAAATTGAGATTTGCCAGTAAAAGCCTGTTCTTTGCATGCTGTCATGTGGCTTAATAACCTCTGTGAGGGCAATTTGTGCAAATAGGCTGAGCAATACAGATGCTCTGGAACAGCTGAAGTTTTACCCCAACTAGCAGTGGTAGATTTATACTGGCAactcaaaaaataaagtcaagcaaaacaaagagtTAAGCTTTGCTTGGATTTCTTCAGCTGTCACATACTTCTGGGCCAGCCTCTGGCCTCCTCCCCACAATTTCCTTTCTATTCTCTCCAGTTCATCTTCCCCCAGTCCCACTTCCATGGCCCCAGCCCTCGATCCTGGATTTCTGAAAGCTATCACTTACCTGCTGCAGCTCAACCAAAGCTACCCGTACCCTGAACGGCAACCCAAGCAGCTGGAGCCCAGGTCACCACCGTACTCCACCTCAAAGCACAGCCAGCACTCTCTTGTTTGGCCCATTTTCACCCAGAGAGAAAGATACTCCCTGCCCCTTTGTCAAACACAGCTGCTATTAGCCAGTGATTGAAAGATGTCACAGAAGTGGAAAAGAGGTACCAAGGCGGCAATACAACTGTCCCAGGTTCTCCAGGGTTGGTGTTCAGATTTCTATGTCTGTGTGATTTGCAACTATTTGTGAAAGATGGGGGGGAGGAATTAATCTCCAGAACTGGTCGACAGGTAGCCTGAGAAAGTGGAAGGGTTGTCCGCTGCCAGGCTGGGGAGTAACCCACAGGCCCTcacccacagctgcagcacacaaCGGGTtcagaacagcaggaaaaagcacCTGCATTTTCTCCTGGAGATAAAGAGTTCCAGTTCTGAAAGGGTAGATGGAGGGGGCTGTTCAGAATGGAGGCAGGTGATAGGCGCTCAAACACCCTGCTTATATCATATTAGGAGAGGGgtgaaataaaacttcatgAAGGCCTTTTTAAGAGAATTTTATTTGAGTGGTTCTTACAAAGATTGTTGCAATATGAAAGTCTTTGTTTGATAGAAATATCAAGCTGTCCTGTCAAACACACTGAAGTAacccaaaaatatatttcagagcTCACAGAGCttaaaaagagcaaagattATATGCAACCAGaacaaaacatgtttctgtatttcctgcTGATTTTCAGACTCTGCTGAAATCCTTCAACTGTGCTACACTGCATACACAGAAACTTATCTGGAAATGCAGAGATCGTTTTGTTTGGAAACTTAGACACACCTCACACAGTATTTACAAAGAAACTTTTACAGATACATTAATCAAAAGTTACcatcaagaaataaaacccTTCAATCTTTCTATTCTTACCAATTATTcagcacaaagcaaagctgagTGGCTGACTGGAATCAGCTTTCAGTAGCCTTTTGAATTCTCCATTTATACACAACACTAAATATGTCCCTTCATAAAGTCTATCTCCGATATTAACCTTTAGCAGACCACCTACATTTagtgaaatgtaaaatgtaattgctgcattaaaagaaaggcttgtgaaacattaaaaatatcattatgTCCCATCTGCCTTTTACagagaatttgttttctatGAGCTACTTCTCAGTTCCTACAGATCACCTTAGTAAATGTACAAGAATTACAAGGCAGAACAAGAAGTCAACAGCTTTGTATACAGTGGAAATGCTAGTTAGGGAGAATGAACACACTGCATTTCTgcttacttcattttatttttaaaggtagcAGGAAGTGTACACAAAATGACATTAAATCCTTTCCTTTAGTTTTATCTAAATAAAAGATAACTCAATCTTCCTCCAAAAAATAACTATGTACAAAACTGACTAAATCCATCTTCATCGTCGAACAGGAACC
Protein-coding sequences here:
- the ROMO1 gene encoding reactive oxygen species modulator 1, giving the protein MPVTVGPYGQSQPSCFDRVKMGFMMGFAVGMAAGALFGTFSCLRIGMRGRELMGGVGKTMMQSGGTFGTFMAIGMGIRC